The Candidatus Hydrogenedentota bacterium genome has a segment encoding these proteins:
- a CDS encoding glycosyltransferase family 2 protein, protein MFAGKKVVVVMPAYNAAATLRRTYEEVMAQGVVDEVVLVDDASKDDTVAIAQTLPRTTVLAHPKNRGYGGNQKSCYKLALELGADIVIMVHPDYQYTPQLIPAMACLVGNGLYPCVLGSRILGGHALQGGMPVWKYIANRALTFVENVLLGAKLSEYHTGYRAFSRELLENLDLSWNSDDFVFDNQMIAQILWAGYAIGEVTCPTKYFAEASSINLRRSIAYGIGCLKTAVTFRLAKMGIISSKLFPSSGIRPT, encoded by the coding sequence ATGTTCGCGGGCAAAAAAGTGGTGGTTGTCATGCCGGCCTACAACGCCGCGGCCACGCTCCGCCGGACCTATGAGGAGGTGATGGCGCAGGGGGTCGTGGACGAGGTGGTGTTGGTGGATGATGCCAGCAAGGACGACACGGTGGCGATTGCGCAGACGCTGCCCCGGACGACCGTGCTGGCTCATCCGAAGAATCGCGGATACGGCGGCAACCAGAAATCCTGCTACAAACTGGCCCTCGAACTTGGCGCGGACATTGTCATCATGGTCCATCCCGATTACCAGTACACGCCGCAATTGATCCCCGCGATGGCCTGTCTGGTTGGAAACGGGCTGTATCCCTGCGTGCTCGGTTCGCGGATTTTGGGCGGGCACGCGCTGCAAGGAGGGATGCCCGTCTGGAAATACATCGCCAACCGGGCGTTGACGTTCGTGGAAAATGTGCTCTTAGGCGCGAAACTCAGCGAATATCACACGGGCTATCGCGCCTTTTCCCGCGAACTCCTCGAAAATCTGGATTTAAGCTGGAACTCGGACGATTTTGTGTTCGACAATCAGATGATTGCGCAAATTTTGTGGGCTGGATACGCCATCGGCGAGGTGACATGTCCTACGAAATACTTTGCGGAGGCATCGTCCATCAATCTGCGGCGCAGTATCGCCTACGGGATCGGTTGCCTGAAAACGGCGGTAACGTTTCGGCTTGCGAAAATGGGGATCATTTCCTCGAAATTGTTTCCATCCTCCGGGATTCGGCCGACGTGA
- a CDS encoding bifunctional SDR family oxidoreductase/aminotransferase class I/II-fold pyridoxal phosphate-dependent enzyme translates to MRVLVTGGAGYLGSSLVPLLLGHGHSVRVFDRFCFGEDSLGAVKDHPACEIVRGDIRRLQEAPGLLDGIEAIVHLASLSNDPSCDLDHDMTHDVNVESTRELAKKAVQQGVRRFVFASSCNVYGKGVFDVLDEESPPNPVSAFGASKLEGERIVLGMKSAFFEPVVARTATMFGCSPRMRFDVAVNHMVATALRTGGIKVLGGGGQWRPFIHVRDAARAVILLLEASGDDVSGQIFNVGADALNCRILDLARQVAEAIGSVEIEVAKDDDDLRTYRVRFGKIRDVVGFHSEYSIGDGIGELRKAIEGASDDPFAEAYSNVRRMKKLLATPVDEGGEPIAARFVSVLRPCLGGEEEAAVLEALRSGWLTSGPQVQAFEKAFAETVAAPHAIAVSSCTAALHLCLVALGVQPGDEVITSPLTWASTGNTILNMGAKVVFADVRPGSLNINPDAVERAITPRTRVIMPVDMAGLPCDLDAIHAIGRRHGIPVVEDAAHALGAAYKGTPIGAYSEYTCFSFYAIKNITTMEGGAITVKDANMAARLRMLAANGMADTAWERYGRSAVAHPSEVVEPGYKYLLGNVGAAMGVEQLKKFAQFKAARRRLAHMYRTALEGVDEIRLPETSDESDHAWHLFIIRFRLDRLIKTRDELAAALRRENIGTAINFFGLHLHRYYREALGMRPEDLPEATAASYEVLSLPLHPGMTDKNVHEVVEALKKVLAHARKTG, encoded by the coding sequence ATGCGCGTATTGGTGACGGGCGGAGCCGGTTACCTGGGTTCGTCGCTGGTTCCGTTGTTGCTCGGCCATGGGCATTCCGTTCGTGTGTTCGACCGGTTTTGCTTCGGGGAGGATTCGCTGGGGGCCGTCAAGGATCACCCGGCATGCGAGATCGTGCGCGGCGATATCCGGCGGCTTCAGGAGGCGCCCGGCTTGCTGGACGGAATCGAGGCCATTGTCCATTTGGCGAGTCTTTCAAACGATCCGTCCTGCGATCTCGATCACGACATGACCCACGATGTCAATGTCGAAAGCACGCGCGAACTGGCCAAGAAAGCCGTGCAGCAGGGGGTGCGGCGTTTTGTGTTCGCTTCGTCGTGCAACGTCTATGGAAAAGGCGTGTTCGACGTGCTCGACGAGGAAAGCCCGCCGAATCCCGTGTCGGCGTTCGGGGCCAGCAAACTCGAAGGCGAACGCATCGTGTTGGGCATGAAAAGCGCATTCTTCGAGCCGGTCGTGGCGCGCACGGCGACGATGTTCGGCTGTTCTCCGCGGATGCGTTTCGACGTGGCGGTCAATCACATGGTGGCGACGGCCTTGCGTACGGGCGGGATCAAGGTGCTTGGGGGCGGTGGACAATGGCGGCCGTTCATCCATGTGCGCGATGCCGCGCGTGCCGTGATCCTGCTTCTTGAAGCCTCCGGCGATGACGTTTCGGGGCAGATTTTCAACGTGGGCGCCGATGCGCTCAATTGCCGGATCCTCGATCTGGCCCGGCAGGTCGCGGAAGCCATCGGCTCCGTCGAGATTGAAGTGGCGAAAGATGACGATGATCTTCGTACGTACCGCGTGCGGTTTGGCAAAATCCGCGACGTCGTAGGATTCCATTCGGAATACAGCATTGGGGATGGCATCGGTGAATTGCGCAAGGCGATCGAGGGGGCCTCGGATGACCCGTTTGCCGAGGCATACTCAAACGTGCGCCGGATGAAAAAATTGCTGGCGACGCCCGTGGATGAAGGCGGCGAACCGATTGCGGCGCGGTTCGTCAGCGTGTTGCGGCCCTGCCTGGGCGGAGAAGAAGAGGCCGCCGTTCTCGAAGCGCTGCGCAGTGGATGGCTGACCTCCGGGCCGCAGGTTCAGGCTTTCGAGAAAGCCTTCGCGGAAACGGTGGCCGCGCCGCACGCGATAGCCGTTTCGTCGTGTACCGCGGCGCTGCACCTGTGTTTGGTTGCCTTGGGCGTGCAACCGGGCGACGAGGTGATTACATCGCCGTTGACGTGGGCCTCGACGGGCAACACGATTCTTAACATGGGCGCGAAGGTTGTGTTCGCGGATGTCCGCCCCGGGTCGTTGAATATCAATCCGGACGCCGTGGAACGCGCGATTACCCCGCGTACCCGCGTGATTATGCCCGTGGACATGGCGGGACTTCCGTGTGATCTCGACGCGATTCATGCGATTGGCCGCAGGCACGGGATTCCGGTCGTCGAGGATGCGGCCCACGCGCTGGGCGCGGCGTACAAGGGAACGCCCATCGGCGCATACAGCGAATACACCTGTTTCAGTTTCTACGCGATCAAGAACATCACGACCATGGAAGGCGGCGCCATCACCGTCAAGGATGCGAACATGGCCGCACGGCTGCGCATGCTGGCCGCGAACGGCATGGCGGATACCGCTTGGGAACGTTATGGTCGCAGCGCCGTCGCGCATCCTTCCGAGGTCGTCGAACCCGGCTACAAGTACCTGCTGGGAAACGTCGGCGCGGCGATGGGCGTCGAACAACTCAAGAAATTCGCCCAGTTCAAGGCGGCGCGGCGGCGGCTTGCCCACATGTACCGCACCGCTTTGGAAGGCGTTGACGAAATCCGGCTGCCGGAAACGTCCGACGAGTCGGATCACGCCTGGCATTTGTTCATCATCCGGTTCAGGCTCGATCGCCTGATAAAGACGCGCGACGAACTCGCCGCGGCGCTGCGGCGCGAAAACATCGGCACCGCGATCAATTTCTTCGGGCTGCACCTGCACCGTTACTATCGCGAAGCGCTCGGCATGCGCCCCGAAGATTTACCCGAAGCGACGGCGGCCTCGTACGAGGTGTTGTCGCTGCCGTTGCATCCGGGGATGACCGACAAGAACGTGCATGAAGTGGTCGAGGCCCTCAAAAAAGTGCTTGCGCACGCGCGCAAGACGGGGTAA